The Methanofastidiosum sp. genomic sequence TTCCTTTGTAGTTAGATCAATTGAAACAGGCTACGGAAGGGAAGAATCTACTGCAAAGATATTTGTTTACGCTGACCCAAAAACTCTGATGAAAGTAGAACAAAAGCATATATTGAAGAGAAACGGCTTGATTGAGGAAAAGGAGGAAAATTAATGCCATCCTTGTACAGTGTAGAAGGGGACAAAGTAGTTAAAAAGAATCCCTACTGCCCAAGATGTGGTCCAGGAACATTCATGGCCGACCACAAAGACAGGTATGTATGTGGCAAGTGCGCATATACACAATCCAAAAAAATGAAATAAAAATAGATAATAACTATTGTTTAACAATAGTTAAACTTTTTTATCTGCTGTTGTAAGCGAAAACTATAAAAAGGGTTAGTTACATATTAATAGTTAGCTTTAGTATTAATGATTAATATGGGCTCCACAAGGAGATGGTATTATGAGAAGACTCAATAAACTATTTGGTAGGGATGAAAGTCAAGACTACGGCGAGTACGATGAAAGCTACTACCCTGATGAGTATTATCAAGATGAAGAGTACACGGAAGAGGAATCATGGGCAGAAGATGAAAAGTCGGAGTCACCAAGGGCTATCAGAGAAGTAGAATCAATTCCTTATGAGGAAGAGGTACTCAAGAGAAACGATTTCATGGATTATGGGGTCGTTTATGTGAAATCATTAAAGCTCAGAGGGCTTGGTGATATAAGGGATATCTCAAAGCAACTCTCGGAAGGGCACATCCTGATAGTTGATATCGGTCTTTTGGCAGAAAGGGAACCACTTGAACTTAAAAGAGCCGTTGACCAGATCAAAGGTATTTTAAGGGGTATAGGTGGGGATATTGCTGGTATTAGTGAGCGAAAGATTTTAATAGCCCCTTCATCTGTCAAGATTGTAAGATCACATGAACCATGAGAACGTAGAGTGCGATTATTGTCCGTCGTGCAATAGGAAGACCCTTAGGGTAAATAATACTGTTATTTCTATTCCTTATTTTGGCGAAGTTCTAGATTTTACTATTCTTTGCAGTAATTGCGGTTACAAAAGGGCAGATATAATGCCTATAGAACTTAAAGAGCCATCAAGATACTCTTTAAATGTTGAATCTGCCTGCGATGTGAGCATAAGGATTGTTAAATCAAGCACGTGCACCATTAGAATCCCAGAGCTTGGGATAATAGTTGAGCCTGGGCCCCTATCAGAAGGATACATAAGCAATGTAGAGGGCCTACTTTCCAGGATATCAAAAGTTATCAGCATGGGGATGAAGATGGGTCAAGACGAAGAGAAAAAGAAGGGCCAAGAACTAATTGATAAGATAAACAAATTAATTGAAGGCCATGAAACTGTCTGCATTATCTTAGAAGATCCTCTGGGTTACAGTGCTATAGCCTCTGATAAAGCAATAAAAGAATCCCTAACAGAAGAAGAATTAAAAGATTTAAAATTTGGGGATTCATGTTTTGAGATAGAAAAAGACATCACTTAAGATGGCCTCTGCCAGTTCCAGTGGACTATATTCCCTGACTCGTCCATTTCTATGTAGCAGATGTATCTTGTGACTGATTGATACTTCAAGTCGGCAGGCATATTTATTTTAAATGTTTTATTTACTTTTTCAATAGTTGCCTTCTCGTAATAGACTCTGACCATTTCAGGATTTGTTGTTCCACACTCAACAGGTAGATTCTTACTTGCATCGTTATTGACAAACTCTAGGGCCAAATAAAGTGCATAGTCCTCATTTATTAGTTGATTTTGGTATGTGCTCTGAAGCTTATACATAGAGTTTCTTGCATCGACTAGTTGATCCCTTAACATGTCGTTTCTCTTGTTTAGACTATCATTTAGCTCTTTTAGGGTCTGATTCTCTTTTGTAAGTGCTTGTAACTGTTTTTCAAGGTCAAATATGTAGGATTCTTTCGTGCCTAGATTTGTATCTATTTGTCTATTGGCAACTGAAAGTGAAAATGAAGTTACTAGAACAACTGAAAGTAAAAGAGACAGAACAACAGAAACTTTAAACCAGTTGATATCTGGTTTTAAATTAAAGTTTTTTCTTATTTTGTTGTCAATGTTCGTCGTTCTTTGCTTTTCAATCTCTATGACCCTCTTTGATCCATCGTCTGTTGGCTCAGGTGCTGCACGTCTTCTTAGTACTCTGTCGTGTTTTTCTTTATAAGACTGGTAAAAAGTGTTAGAACGAATCTCTGGGATGTTATAACTTGAATTTCTGTCATTGCTAGCCGTTTGTTTGGGCATTGGACGTTTTACAGGTTCGCTATTGCCTGAAAATCGCTCTTGAATGAGCTTTTTCTTTTCCTCTAAGCGCTTCAGCCTCCAAAAAATATCCAATTCTTCATCATTCATAGGTTATCGCCAGCGCATATATAACGGTGTATTCCCACTATATAAAGATTTATGTTTTAAATCTTAACATCAATTCCCAATTTCTCTATAATTTCTTTATATCTGTTCCTAACAGTTACCTCTGTGACCTTTGCTACCTCTGAAACTGCCTTCTGGGTTCTTCTTTCGCCCTCCATAATGGCTGCAAGGTATATGGCTGCTGCACAGACTCCTGTTGGACCCCTTCCTGATGTAAGACCAACCTTTATTGCGCCTTCTAAGATATCCTGTGCTTTTCTCTGGACCTTTCCTGAAAGCCCTAGTTCAGTGGCAAATCTTGGGATATAGTCCACCGGGCTTGTTGGATAAAGTTTTATCTCAAGTTCTCTTGTTATAAATCTGTAACTTCTGCCTATCTCTTTCTTATCCACTCTGGAATGTTCTACAATTTCATCCAAAGTTCTGGGGACTTTATACTCACGGCAAGCAATGTATATACATGCAGATGTTACTGATTCTATTGATCTACCTCTAATAAGCCTCTTGTCGACTGCTTTTCGGTAAACCATCGCGGCTCCCTCCCTAATATTTCTAGGTAGGTGCAAGTGAGAAGAGAGTCTATCAAGTTCAGTTAAAGCGAAAGCTAAATTTCTATCTTTTGCATCGGCAACTTTAATTCTTTTGTGCCATTTTCTCATTCTATATATCTGGGCTCTCCTACCGGCACTGATATCCCTTCCATGGATATCCTTGTTCTTCCAGTCAATCATGGTGGAAAGACCCTTGTCATGGATAGTGTAGGTCATCGGGGCCCCTACTCTACCCCTTTTCTCTCCCTGTTCATGGTCGAAAGCTCTCCATTCGGGACCCGTGTCGATAATATCCTCAGAAATTACAAGACCGCATTCGTCACAAGTAACTTCAGCTCTAGAATAGTCCCGAATAAGTTTATGACTCCCACACTCTGGGCAAACATGAACTTTTTTCGTCTCGGTTTTCTCCATAGCATATTAGGCAACCAAAACCTTTATATAGCTTTCGGTAGAATTAAAATTCCAAATTAGGCCTTATAATCTGATTTTCTTTGTTCTTTATAGTCTTCAATGATTTTAAGAAGTTTATCTGACTCTCTTTGCTTTTTAAAAGCCAATAAAAGTTCTTTTTCCTTTTTATAGACTAAATCAAAGCTTTCTTTATCGAGTATAACGAACTTCGAAATAACGTCCATTTTTATATCTTTCGAATCGATTATTGGTATTTGACCATCAATTAGCTCTTCTTGTGCTTGATGGGATACGTTTCCGGTAATAAGAACAGCCTTGATCTTTATTTCAGAAAGCATCTTTGCTGCTTCTGCTCCCCCGCCTGTGGCATCTTTTAGATAAACTACATCTTCTTCAGTTAAATCCTGATTTTTCACAAGATTTCTAATAGCATCGATAGAAAAAACGGGCAATACCTTTCCAATTACAATGTCTTCAGATTCCATAAGAGGTTTTAATTCCTTAAGCCTCTTGTTTTCCTCGGCCAGTAAGTTAACTTTTGTTTTTAGAATATCCACAGTTTTTCTCAAAGAAGTAATCTCAAAATTCTTAGTTTTTATTACATTGTCCTTCAGCGCTTCTTTTTTCTGATTGCTCAATATGTCAAAGAGTTTCCTCTCAAGGGAGATTATTGATGACTCCTTCTCCTGGAGTTTCTTTTTCAGATCAATATTTTCCAGTTGAAGCTTTTCAAAATCTTTTTTAAGTACATTTTGTTTTTCTTTGTAGTTTTCAATGATTTTCAATTGCTCTTGTATAATCTCGTCTGGATTTCTTTGCTCAGTTTTTATTTCGTCTTGTTTTTCCATCATGTCTTCTTTAACTTTATCAAAAGCCTCTTTGATTGGCATTCCCCTTATGACCTCGCCTATTATCCTTGAGCTATAAAGAGAAAGTTCTGGGGGTATTTTAGATTTAATTTGGATAAATTTATTCTTATAGTGTAGATATGCTTTTAGAGCAGCTGAAAGAGCGTCTCTTTCGTGTGCATTTGTTGCTTCGTGATCCTTTGACAGTTCGTTCTTTTCTTTAACAGGTATTGATAAAGAGGGGACATATAGTATAGATCCAAAAGAAGTACTAAGTTTTTCGATATATCCTGAAGGCGGATTAACATCAGAACCAAATATTAAAGGATAGCCATATTTTCGTATCTCTTCTTTGACATCGGACATGGAATAATTTCTCTTTGAAATAATTGCAAGGACATTCCCTTCTAGGTCTAAAACTGAAAGACCTACTGTTGTTCCGGGATCAACTCCAACGATTACATACTTGTCCTTGATATTTGACCCTTCTACCTTTTTCTCAAGCTGTTCATACTCAATTGAGCTCTTTTTCAGTGGCCTAACATCTATCCTTATGTCGCCCCTGCTGCTTTTTATAGGAATATTCTCAAAATTTGAGTATACTCTAAAAGTGCCTTTTGAAAATCCCCCTTCTCTTTCTACAATGTCTAGATCAAAGTTGAATCCTTCGTTAGAGAGTTCCTTCTCAAGCTCCCTTACCCGATACTTAATGAGTGCAAAAGTTCTTCTCTGGTATCTTCCTTGAGAATATCCTCCCCTGCCGAGGCTTCTACCACTTGAAACAAGGATTTCAGTTTCATCTTCATACAACTTTAATTTGTATCCGACGCCCTCAAATGGCAGTCTTGCAAGTGCATATGCCTCATCGAAAGGATTTTTTGGATTTAAATTAATTCTATGCCTTTTAGCTAATACAGGAAGCGATGTAAAATCGTCAAACTTACCAGTAACTTGGACGATTGTGACAAACTTTGAAAGCTTCTCTAAATCATTTCTAGAGAATTCTTCAGTAGAATCTATTCCCATGTATAGGGGAGAGTAGTTTTTTATTAGTTTCAAAAGTTTTAGCCTTGACCCGCTTTCCTTCAAAACAGGCAAAAATCTGTTTCCTTCCCTCGAAATTATGACCATTGCATAAATTCTTGGGTCACGGGAGATTATGTCGACTCCCAGGGATGTTTCCATGAATGCACCCAAAACTTTATCTTTGTCTTAATATCCTTTTCTTTTGATGTTTTATATAATTTTTGTAGAGCCAGAAACGCCCGGGAATATAGGGAGTGTCGCTAGGGTGATGAAAAATTTTGGTTTCTACAATCTTATTCTAGTTAATCCAGTTGCAATAGATGATGAAGCATACAAATTAGCCGTTCACGCGGAAGATATTCTAAGAACAGCTGTGACTGTGCCATCTTTAGAAGAAGCTCTAAAACATGTAGATGTGTCAGTGGCTACAAGTGCGAATACTGGTGGTGGTGTGCTAAGAAACTATACCCCTGTAGAAAGTCTTGCAAAAAAATTACCTTCAGATTTTAAGGTTGGAATTGTTCTTGGCAGGGAAAGCAGCGGCCTTAGAAATGAAGAGGTCGAGATGTGTGATACAATGACCACCATCCCGACAGATAAGAAGTATCCGACTATGAATGTTTCTCATGCACTTTCTATAATATTATATGAAATCTTCAAATCAAAATGCTCCATAAAAACAAATCCTCTGGAAGGTAAGGAAATAATTGAGAAAGATTTATTGATCGAGGATTTCAAGAAGATATTGGCACATATTGAAGAAAGGGAATACCGAAGGGATAACGCATTGACTGTATTTAAACATGTTTTAGCAAGGGGATTTAATACTCAAAGAGAAGTATACACGTTAAAAGGTATTTTTAGAAGGATTATTTTAAAGCTAGAGGGCGAACTTTAAGAACAACTAATTTAAACATCTTAATATATTTCTATTTAATGTTTGAGGTATTCTATCTTGAAGGCGGAGTTCAGAAGGAAGTGGCTTCCCCAGAAAGACTAAGAAAGTTACTGGAAAGTGAAAAAAAATTATGGATTGACCTAGTTGACTGTACAAAGGAAGAAATTTTGAGTTTAGGAGATATCTTGGACCTACACCCTGTAACAATAGACGACCTAATTGAGGAAGGCACCAGGGTAAAGATAGAGAGTTTTGAAAATTATGGTTTTATCGTGTTATACAATCTATTCCTAGAAACAAGGATAAATAAATATGAATACGATATCGTAATTGGGAATAATTACATAATAACAAAAGATGCGAGAAGAGAAATCAAGATATTGGAAAAAATAAAGAGTGACCAAAAGTCTCTTTCAAAAATACTCACTAAAGGCCCTGACTTTCTCTTGCATGTTATAATGGATCGAATAATTGATTCTTATTTTTTGATAATGGATAGGCTTGATATAATCGTAGAAGAAACAGAAGATCAACTCTTCAATGGTGGAGAAAAAGAGTGCATAAAGAAGGTCATTGAACTTAAGAGGGATGTTTCTCTTTTCAAGAGAGTTGTTGTTTCGGTAAGAGAAGAACTCTTGGGCCTATTGAGAAAAGAGTCGATGTTTGTTTCTGAGGAAACTAAGATCTATTTCAGGGACAACTATGATAGTATCATAAGTATTTTTGACTCGCTTGATTCGATGAGGGATTCTCTAATTGGTATACAGGATACCTACTTGTCATTTACCTCAAACAAATTAAATGAGATAATGAAGGTATTGACTATAATTGCAACTATAATGATGCCTCTTACATTGATTACAGGGATATATGGTATGAACTTTGAGTTTATGCCTGAATTAAGATCTCCTTACGGGTACTATGCCGTGCTTTTGCTTATGTTATCCTTAGGGCTCTCGATGGTTTACTATTTTAGAAAAAGAGGATGGATGTAATCATAGTCTCTCCAAGATTATTAGTGCTCCTCCAATGTCTCCCCTCTCGTATAAATCTGCCATTTTAAGGAGTTCTTGTTTTATTCTTTGAAGCTCTTCGCCTTCCAAATATGAAATTCTTTGAGCCTTATTTCTAAGAATAATAGATGACCTTTCTAGGATTCTTTTTCCTTTTTCATCTGGTGCGCCTCTTGAAAGCTGCATAAGTTTATCAGAGGCCCCTAATAGTAGATTCATTGACGCCTGTCTATCGGTATCTAAAGAAATTGAAGCTTTTCTAATTTCATTTGAAAGCTCAGTTAAAACTGGAGGTATCCTTGGCTGCTCTTGGGGTAGTGTTATCTGGCCGCTCTTTGTAGCGTCATATACGATAAACTGACCAAATTTTTCAATTATTAATTCTTGGGGTATATTCATTCTTTGTAAGTTATTTATTTCCATTACGCCATACTTAGAATTTGAAGGGGGAGATTTTCCCATGCCCTCATTTGTTACTTCTCTCCACATACCGTTATCAGTTCTTCTATCAGTAAAAAGAGAGATACATGTAGCTATTGGCCCACCTTGTACATGAATTATGTCATCTTTGTCTGTATTTTTTATGATAAAGTTGTACATCCTATAAGCGTCATCAGAGAGATAAGGGCTTATTTTTAAATTTCTAAGCTGGACATCTAACAATGCATTCATATTTTCTTTTAGAGGGGTCGATTGGATTACAATTGGGGATCCTCTTTGTATAGGGGGTGCCTCGCCGATAGGGTTTGGCCCATATTTTAATTGAGGGGCCTGTGGCCCACCTGCAGGAGCCCCAAAAGGCATTAATCTTAAAGTTGGTTCACCTGTATAGGATATCACTAAAAAAGCAATCAAAAATATGTAAAACGTATTTTTATTTATCCTCTTTGAAGTTTCATAGGCGCCTACTGCCATTATAATTGCAAGTACCACAGGAGCATGCATAAAGAACCTAAATCCATACAATACGCCTATGAGGATTGTAGATGGGATAGTTGCAATTATCAAAATGTCCTTTGTATCCCTCCTTTTAGCAAGGAAGTAGACCCCTAAAAGTGAAAAAAGAATTGTTAAAATCCCAAAAGTTGGCATGTTAGCAAAGGAAGACCAGTTTCCATGAATCCAGTCACGATTCAAAATTACATGAACTGCCCAGGGAATATAAATTACCAACGATACAAGTATTATCTTCAAATTATATTTTAGGTAGTCTCGTTTCAATATACCAAATATACCTATGGCTAAAACTACTAAAAAGGAAGAGAAGTGTGTCCATAAAAATATTGAAAGAAGCGCTATTGAAAGGACCGTCTTTTTCTTGTATACTGCCCACATTGCTAACGGAAAGAGGGCAAATATTAGTGATGTTGGTGCAATTGAAATCTGCCACCACCAGTAGTTATACGAAGCAGATAGTATTACCACTGACAATAAACCTACCTTTTTTCCAAATAGATTTCTTGAAACAAATAAGGTTGAAAGAAGGGAAACTGGGTAGATGAGTAGTCCATAAAACTTCTGGATTGTTACCCAACCCATCCCCAAGATGTTTGTGGCTGCAAAAAGTAAATGAAGGAAAGGAGGGTACAGATGCGGCCTACCAATTGGGGCAAACTCGTAGTAATCCCACAAAAAAGATTTTTCTTCAACAAACATCTTCGCTATCATCAAATGATACGACCAATCCTTTTGGTCAGCGGGTAACTGGGAAATATTCAAAATAAGGAGTATAGTCTGGAATAAAATAACTGAAATTGCGGCGATATCAATAAGGGATAGGTCTTTTTTCATTTAAAATATTAGATTTGAATATATTAAATAGTTTTCGAATTTGTAACAATATCTATTTAAATTAAGATTTAGAAATTTTTACTGGTGACTTTATGAACTTCCTTTTCGATGAAGACAAGAAAAGAGGCGGCTATGAAGTTGAAACTTTAAAGGAGTCTATCAGAAGAATTAAACATAATCTCGATATTATCTATAAGGAGATAGAGGAAATTGAAAGTAGGGTCTTTAATGAAAGTGATCTTTTTGAGGTAAGGCAAGATGATCGTGATGATTATGTCAAAAACGCTTTAAATAGGAAAAGACCTCCTCGCACGGAAATGGACGTATCTTTTGAAGCAGACGATAGCCCAAAATCGTATAATACGAATGATTTTGCCAGAAAGCTCGAAGAGTACGACGGATAGCTCAACTATTTTTTCTTAAAAATAATTTTTATCATTTTAAAACCGTAAGATTTATAAAGAGTTAGTTTAACTTTATATTAGCTTAACTTAATGTTAATTTATTTATATG encodes the following:
- the rps24e gene encoding 30S ribosomal protein S24e; protein product: MELKIVNERENPLFGRKELEVKVIHDGGTPKVSEVRDKLSALKSFKMDSFVVRSIETGYGREESTAKIFVYADPKTLMKVEQKHILKRNGLIEEKEEN
- a CDS encoding 30S ribosomal protein S27ae encodes the protein MPSLYSVEGDKVVKKNPYCPRCGPGTFMADHKDRYVCGKCAYTQSKKMK
- a CDS encoding cell division protein SepF: MRRLNKLFGRDESQDYGEYDESYYPDEYYQDEEYTEEESWAEDEKSESPRAIREVESIPYEEEVLKRNDFMDYGVVYVKSLKLRGLGDIRDISKQLSEGHILIVDIGLLAEREPLELKRAVDQIKGILRGIGGDIAGISERKILIAPSSVKIVRSHEP
- a CDS encoding ZPR1 zinc finger domain-containing protein codes for the protein MNHENVECDYCPSCNRKTLRVNNTVISIPYFGEVLDFTILCSNCGYKRADIMPIELKEPSRYSLNVESACDVSIRIVKSSTCTIRIPELGIIVEPGPLSEGYISNVEGLLSRISKVISMGMKMGQDEEKKKGQELIDKINKLIEGHETVCIILEDPLGYSAIASDKAIKESLTEEELKDLKFGDSCFEIEKDIT
- a CDS encoding transcription initiation factor IIB, which encodes MEKTETKKVHVCPECGSHKLIRDYSRAEVTCDECGLVISEDIIDTGPEWRAFDHEQGEKRGRVGAPMTYTIHDKGLSTMIDWKNKDIHGRDISAGRRAQIYRMRKWHKRIKVADAKDRNLAFALTELDRLSSHLHLPRNIREGAAMVYRKAVDKRLIRGRSIESVTSACIYIACREYKVPRTLDEIVEHSRVDKKEIGRSYRFITRELEIKLYPTSPVDYIPRFATELGLSGKVQRKAQDILEGAIKVGLTSGRGPTGVCAAAIYLAAIMEGERRTQKAVSEVAKVTEVTVRNRYKEIIEKLGIDVKI
- a CDS encoding DUF460 domain-containing protein, with the translated sequence METSLGVDIISRDPRIYAMVIISREGNRFLPVLKESGSRLKLLKLIKNYSPLYMGIDSTEEFSRNDLEKLSKFVTIVQVTGKFDDFTSLPVLAKRHRINLNPKNPFDEAYALARLPFEGVGYKLKLYEDETEILVSSGRSLGRGGYSQGRYQRRTFALIKYRVRELEKELSNEGFNFDLDIVEREGGFSKGTFRVYSNFENIPIKSSRGDIRIDVRPLKKSSIEYEQLEKKVEGSNIKDKYVIVGVDPGTTVGLSVLDLEGNVLAIISKRNYSMSDVKEEIRKYGYPLIFGSDVNPPSGYIEKLSTSFGSILYVPSLSIPVKEKNELSKDHEATNAHERDALSAALKAYLHYKNKFIQIKSKIPPELSLYSSRIIGEVIRGMPIKEAFDKVKEDMMEKQDEIKTEQRNPDEIIQEQLKIIENYKEKQNVLKKDFEKLQLENIDLKKKLQEKESSIISLERKLFDILSNQKKEALKDNVIKTKNFEITSLRKTVDILKTKVNLLAEENKRLKELKPLMESEDIVIGKVLPVFSIDAIRNLVKNQDLTEEDVVYLKDATGGGAEAAKMLSEIKIKAVLITGNVSHQAQEELIDGQIPIIDSKDIKMDVISKFVILDKESFDLVYKKEKELLLAFKKQRESDKLLKIIEDYKEQRKSDYKA
- a CDS encoding RNA methyltransferase, with product MFYIIFVEPETPGNIGSVARVMKNFGFYNLILVNPVAIDDEAYKLAVHAEDILRTAVTVPSLEEALKHVDVSVATSANTGGGVLRNYTPVESLAKKLPSDFKVGIVLGRESSGLRNEEVEMCDTMTTIPTDKKYPTMNVSHALSIILYEIFKSKCSIKTNPLEGKEIIEKDLLIEDFKKILAHIEEREYRRDNALTVFKHVLARGFNTQREVYTLKGIFRRIILKLEGEL
- the corA gene encoding magnesium/cobalt transporter CorA — its product is MFEVFYLEGGVQKEVASPERLRKLLESEKKLWIDLVDCTKEEILSLGDILDLHPVTIDDLIEEGTRVKIESFENYGFIVLYNLFLETRINKYEYDIVIGNNYIITKDARREIKILEKIKSDQKSLSKILTKGPDFLLHVIMDRIIDSYFLIMDRLDIIVEETEDQLFNGGEKECIKKVIELKRDVSLFKRVVVSVREELLGLLRKESMFVSEETKIYFRDNYDSIISIFDSLDSMRDSLIGIQDTYLSFTSNKLNEIMKVLTIIATIMMPLTLITGIYGMNFEFMPELRSPYGYYAVLLLMLSLGLSMVYYFRKRGWM